One Sphingomonas sabuli genomic region harbors:
- the ppk2 gene encoding polyphosphate kinase 2 has protein sequence MGRLKRKKYEALLEPLHSELVAMAHWVAATGQRVVVLFEGRDTAGKGGAIQAIARHINPRQCSVVALPKPSEAEAGQWYFQRYVAHLPTRGRIALFDRSWYNRAGVEQVMGFATPSEVEAFLKAAPTFERMLVDDGILLFKYWLTCDQDVQEERFAERLADPLKRWKLSPIDVAARDHYDDYTKAREAMLKATHSEYAPWTLVDFNDQKRGRLTLIRDLLDRLPDTACKETTIDLPKLAGEPSVETFGVLQPIASYKPH, from the coding sequence ATGGGTCGTCTGAAGCGCAAGAAGTATGAAGCGTTACTTGAGCCGCTGCACAGCGAGCTGGTGGCGATGGCTCATTGGGTCGCGGCGACCGGGCAGCGCGTGGTCGTACTGTTCGAGGGCCGCGACACCGCCGGAAAGGGCGGCGCCATCCAGGCCATCGCCCGCCATATCAACCCGCGTCAATGCAGTGTCGTCGCTCTGCCCAAGCCGAGCGAGGCGGAAGCCGGGCAATGGTATTTCCAGCGCTATGTCGCGCATTTGCCGACGCGGGGGCGGATCGCGCTGTTCGACCGCAGCTGGTACAATCGCGCGGGCGTCGAACAGGTCATGGGCTTTGCCACGCCGTCAGAGGTCGAGGCTTTCCTGAAGGCGGCACCGACGTTCGAACGCATGCTGGTCGACGACGGCATCCTGCTGTTCAAATATTGGCTGACCTGCGACCAGGACGTTCAGGAAGAGCGGTTCGCAGAGCGGCTCGCCGATCCGCTCAAGCGCTGGAAACTGTCGCCGATCGATGTCGCTGCGCGCGACCATTACGACGATTATACCAAGGCCCGCGAGGCGATGCTGAAAGCCACGCACAGCGAGTACGCGCCGTGGACTCTGGTCGATTTCAACGACCAGAAGCGCGGGCGGCTGACGCTTATTCGCGACTTGCTCGACCGCCTGCCCGACACTGCCTGCAAGGAAACAACGATAGACTTGCCCAAGCTGGCCGGCGAGCCTTCTGTCGAGACCTTCGGCGTGCTGCAGCCGATCGCCAGTTACAAGCCGCACTGA
- the ubiA gene encoding 4-hydroxybenzoate octaprenyltransferase: protein MESLPVSDASSDIVPDSERRGFIGALPPRLRPYASLMRLDRPIGTWLLYWPCAWSVALAGVGGRWDLFAWFALGAFAMRSAGCVYNDIVDRDLDRQVERTRLRPLASGRVSTRSAWVLIGALCLLGLLVLFQLNWTAAAIALGSVALVAAYPFMKRITWWPQAWLGLVFSWGALVGWPAVTGSFGWPALLLWLGSVAWVIGYDTLYAVQDVEDDGLVGVKSSARRLGDKAPLGVGLFYAAAVFLWGAAVWAVRPDWLALVALAPAALHLANQALRADPQDGALALALFRSNRTCGLLVFLGLLVVALSGL from the coding sequence TTGGAAAGCCTGCCCGTGTCCGACGCTTCGTCCGACATCGTCCCCGACAGCGAACGGCGCGGCTTCATCGGCGCGCTCCCGCCGCGCCTTCGGCCCTATGCGTCGTTGATGCGGCTCGACCGGCCGATCGGAACGTGGCTGCTTTACTGGCCGTGCGCCTGGAGCGTGGCGCTGGCGGGTGTCGGCGGACGGTGGGACCTGTTCGCCTGGTTCGCGCTCGGCGCCTTCGCGATGCGCAGCGCGGGCTGCGTCTACAACGACATCGTCGATCGCGACCTCGACCGGCAGGTGGAACGAACCCGGCTGCGCCCGCTCGCCAGCGGGCGGGTGTCGACGCGCTCGGCGTGGGTCCTCATCGGGGCGCTGTGCCTGCTTGGCCTGCTTGTGCTCTTCCAGCTGAACTGGACAGCGGCGGCGATCGCGCTGGGCAGCGTCGCGCTGGTCGCGGCCTATCCGTTCATGAAGCGCATCACCTGGTGGCCGCAGGCGTGGCTGGGGCTAGTCTTTTCCTGGGGAGCGCTGGTCGGCTGGCCCGCAGTGACGGGCAGCTTCGGATGGCCGGCGCTGCTGCTGTGGCTCGGCTCGGTCGCCTGGGTGATCGGCTACGACACGCTCTACGCCGTCCAGGATGTGGAAGACGACGGGCTGGTCGGCGTGAAAAGCAGCGCGAGGCGGCTGGGCGACAAGGCGCCGCTTGGCGTCGGCCTTTTCTACGCTGCGGCCGTGTTCCTGTGGGGCGCGGCGGTCTGGGCGGTGCGGCCGGACTGGCTGGCCCTGGTCGCCCTTGCGCCGGCTGCTTTGCATCTGGCCAATCAGGCCCTTCGCGCGGACCCGCAGGACGGCGCTCTCGCGCTGGCGCTGTTCCGGTCGAACCGGACCTGCGGCCTGCTGGTCTTTCTCGGTCTGCTGGTGGTCGCCCTATCGGGGCTCTAG
- a CDS encoding TldD/PmbA family protein: MLSLDDSKAAAERLVERAIAAGADAADAIYSGSRSSNVDVRLGALEDVSRSEGEEIGLRLFRGTRSATVASSDLSDEALRDLVARAFDMAGQAPEDSYAGLVPAELLTKAPFPDLDSVGAAEPDPAELRDRALAAEDAARAVNGVTNSTGASAGASGSTFALATSGGFSGAYRATGFSCSAGVIAGEGGGMQRDHAWHSARHLSDLDTPEKIGRLAGERAVARLNSIRPRSGAMPVLLDPRVAASLLGHFATAISGSSVARKSSFLQDKLGERVFAAGITIVDDPLRLRGLRSRPFDAEGLAVRRSDVVSDGILQSWMAESASARQLGIAPTGHASRGAGSAPGVTPGNFYIAAGARSRADLLAAFPEALLVTELIGQGVNPVTGDYSRGAAGFIVRGGEIGPAVQEITIASNLVEMFATLEPGSDLEFRRGIDAPTILVPQMTVGTA, encoded by the coding sequence ATGCTTTCACTCGATGATTCGAAAGCCGCGGCGGAGCGGCTGGTCGAGCGCGCGATCGCCGCCGGCGCCGACGCAGCCGACGCCATCTATTCCGGCAGCCGGTCGAGCAACGTGGACGTCCGGCTCGGTGCGCTGGAGGACGTCAGCCGGTCGGAAGGCGAGGAAATCGGCCTGCGCCTGTTTCGCGGTACGCGGTCGGCTACCGTCGCCTCGTCGGACCTGTCGGACGAGGCGCTGCGCGACCTCGTCGCCCGCGCTTTCGACATGGCCGGCCAGGCACCCGAAGATTCCTATGCCGGGCTTGTTCCCGCGGAGCTGCTGACCAAGGCGCCGTTCCCCGACCTCGATTCGGTCGGTGCGGCCGAGCCCGATCCGGCCGAATTGCGCGACCGCGCGCTGGCCGCGGAAGATGCGGCGCGCGCGGTGAACGGCGTGACCAATTCGACCGGAGCCTCGGCGGGCGCATCGGGATCGACCTTCGCGCTGGCAACGTCCGGGGGCTTTTCCGGCGCCTACCGGGCGACCGGTTTCAGCTGCTCGGCCGGCGTAATCGCGGGCGAAGGCGGCGGCATGCAGCGCGATCATGCGTGGCACAGCGCGCGCCACTTGTCGGACCTCGACACGCCGGAAAAGATCGGCCGGCTGGCGGGCGAACGCGCGGTTGCGCGGCTCAATTCCATCCGGCCCAGGTCGGGCGCCATGCCGGTGTTGTTAGACCCGCGCGTCGCGGCGTCGCTGCTGGGCCATTTCGCGACCGCGATCAGCGGTTCCTCGGTCGCCCGCAAGTCGAGTTTTCTGCAGGACAAGCTGGGCGAGCGCGTGTTCGCGGCGGGCATTACTATCGTCGACGATCCGCTGCGTCTTCGCGGGCTGCGGTCGCGTCCATTCGACGCCGAAGGGCTTGCCGTCCGCCGCAGCGACGTCGTCAGCGACGGCATCCTGCAAAGCTGGATGGCCGAAAGCGCATCGGCGCGGCAGCTGGGAATTGCGCCTACCGGCCACGCCTCGCGTGGCGCGGGCAGTGCGCCGGGGGTAACGCCGGGGAATTTTTACATCGCGGCGGGGGCGCGCAGCCGCGCAGACTTGCTTGCCGCCTTCCCCGAAGCACTGCTGGTGACGGAATTGATCGGGCAGGGGGTGAACCCGGTGACCGGCGACTACAGCCGCGGCGCCGCCGGCTTCATCGTGCGCGGCGGGGAAATCGGGCCGGCGGTGCAGGAAATCACGATCGCCTCGAACCTGGTCGAGATGTTCGCCACGCTGGAACCGGGCAGCGACCTTGAATTCCGCCGCGGCATCGATGCGCCGACCATCCTGGTCCCGCAGATGACGGTCGGGACGGCCTAG
- a CDS encoding CoA-binding protein, producing MPLTDDRDIADLFATARTIAVVGASDKPSRASYGVMKFLQDKGYRVIPVNPTITGEHVHGEFIWRELSQIGEPIDIVDIFRNSDAAGEAVDQAIDVGAKAVWMQLGVVNEAAAQRAEAAGLKVVMDRCPKIEFARLRLPGVSNDD from the coding sequence ATGCCGCTGACCGACGACCGGGACATCGCCGACCTTTTCGCCACCGCCCGGACGATCGCCGTCGTCGGCGCCTCCGACAAGCCAAGCCGCGCGTCCTACGGTGTAATGAAGTTCCTGCAGGACAAGGGCTATCGCGTGATCCCGGTCAACCCGACCATCACCGGGGAGCACGTCCACGGCGAATTCATCTGGCGCGAACTGAGCCAGATCGGGGAGCCGATCGATATCGTCGACATCTTCCGCAATTCGGACGCCGCCGGAGAGGCCGTCGATCAGGCGATCGACGTGGGCGCGAAAGCGGTGTGGATGCAGCTGGGCGTGGTCAACGAGGCGGCCGCGCAGCGTGCCGAGGCCGCCGGGCTGAAAGTGGTCATGGACCGCTGTCCGAAGATCGAATTCGCGCGGCTTCGCCTGCCAGGCGTCAGCAACGACGACTAG
- a CDS encoding Mrp/NBP35 family ATP-binding protein, which translates to MDDAAPNLDSLDAVAGDARILSKRVKDGVVTLVVDVTALDGARRAALESDLKTAAMAIAGVGDVRVAMTASQRARKLIAVASGKGGVGKSTLSANLAIALARAGRVVGLIDADVYGPSQTKLLGTDERPTANDKTLNPVAAHGIRFLSMGQLVSAGHALAWRGPMATGALAQLMEADWGDCDLLVVDLPPGTGDVQLSLVQKSRPDGAVVVSTPQAMSLIDATRAIDLFGKVSVPVLGLVENMAGYTCPHCGEQSDPFGCGGAEDAAAELGIPFLGRIPLDPAVREASDAGLPPAASDGAQSEAFARIAQKLLQALETAPA; encoded by the coding sequence ATGGATGACGCGGCCCCAAATCTGGACAGTCTCGACGCGGTGGCGGGCGACGCGCGCATCCTGTCGAAGAGGGTCAAGGACGGCGTCGTGACGCTGGTGGTCGACGTGACCGCGCTGGACGGGGCGCGACGTGCCGCGCTGGAAAGCGACCTCAAGACCGCGGCGATGGCCATCGCGGGGGTCGGCGATGTGCGCGTTGCCATGACCGCCAGCCAGCGGGCGCGAAAGCTGATTGCGGTCGCCAGCGGCAAGGGCGGGGTCGGCAAGTCGACGCTGTCCGCCAACCTGGCGATCGCGCTGGCCCGCGCCGGAAGGGTCGTCGGCCTCATCGATGCCGACGTTTACGGCCCTTCGCAGACGAAGCTGCTGGGAACCGACGAACGGCCGACAGCGAACGACAAGACGCTGAACCCGGTCGCGGCCCACGGCATCCGGTTCCTGTCGATGGGCCAGCTGGTGTCCGCCGGTCACGCCCTGGCCTGGCGCGGGCCGATGGCGACCGGCGCACTGGCGCAGCTGATGGAAGCGGACTGGGGCGATTGCGACCTGCTGGTCGTCGACCTCCCCCCGGGTACGGGCGACGTGCAATTGTCGCTGGTGCAGAAATCGCGGCCCGACGGGGCGGTCGTCGTGTCGACGCCGCAGGCGATGTCGCTGATCGACGCGACGCGGGCGATCGACCTGTTCGGCAAGGTGTCGGTGCCAGTCCTTGGCCTGGTCGAGAACATGGCCGGCTACACCTGCCCCCATTGCGGCGAGCAGTCGGATCCGTTCGGGTGCGGCGGGGCGGAAGATGCAGCAGCCGAACTCGGCATCCCGTTCCTCGGCCGCATTCCGCTCGATCCGGCGGTGCGCGAAGCCTCGGACGCGGGCCTGCCGCCGGCGGCGAGCGACGGCGCGCAATCGGAGGCCTTCGCGCGAATTGCGCAAAAACTGCTGCAGGCGCTGGAAACAGCACCGGCCTGA
- the hflK gene encoding FtsH protease activity modulator HflK: MSIFSGLGRRPGGLFSDIKGPWGSKGSGDDEPSGGPTGPWGEQPKRRRPGGGDGNNVSSLDDFLRKSRDRWSTGGGGGGGGTGRFSGRPNGSMIAWGVAALVVVWLIFTSFHSIAPAERGVVTRLGRYVKTLGPGVGLTLPSPFERVEKVDVESIRPVDLGSPTTEDLMLTGDQNVIDIAYSARWSIRDPEAYLFQLENPEETIRQVAESAMRSVISSVTLDDAIGDGRSEIETRVAETMQRILDGYNAGVTIRGVAVREADPPQSVIDAFKDVSAAQQDAQRYVNAANAYSQQLRQKAQGEATAFDRIYEQYRLAPEVTRRRMYYETMEKVLSNVDKTIVEAPGVTTYLPLPEVKKRADAQAQGAGQ; the protein is encoded by the coding sequence ATGAGCATCTTTTCTGGCCTCGGCCGGCGGCCCGGCGGGCTTTTCAGCGACATCAAGGGACCGTGGGGATCCAAGGGATCCGGCGACGACGAACCGTCCGGCGGCCCGACCGGCCCGTGGGGCGAACAGCCCAAGCGGCGCCGTCCCGGCGGCGGCGACGGCAACAACGTCTCCTCGCTTGACGATTTCCTCCGCAAGAGCCGCGACCGGTGGAGCACCGGCGGTGGCGGCGGCGGCGGCGGCACCGGACGGTTTTCGGGCCGTCCCAACGGCTCGATGATCGCCTGGGGCGTGGCCGCGCTGGTTGTCGTGTGGCTGATCTTCACCAGCTTTCACAGCATCGCGCCGGCCGAACGCGGCGTCGTCACGCGCCTTGGCCGCTACGTCAAAACGCTTGGCCCCGGTGTCGGCCTGACGCTGCCTTCCCCGTTCGAGCGGGTCGAAAAGGTCGATGTCGAAAGCATCCGCCCGGTCGACCTCGGTTCGCCGACCACCGAAGACCTGATGCTGACCGGCGACCAGAATGTCATCGACATCGCTTATTCCGCGCGCTGGAGCATCCGCGACCCGGAAGCCTATCTGTTCCAGCTGGAAAACCCGGAAGAGACGATCCGCCAGGTCGCCGAAAGCGCGATGCGCTCGGTGATCAGCAGCGTCACGCTCGACGATGCCATCGGCGACGGGCGCAGCGAAATCGAAACGCGGGTTGCCGAAACCATGCAGCGCATCCTCGACGGCTATAACGCCGGGGTGACCATCCGCGGCGTCGCCGTGCGCGAAGCCGATCCGCCCCAGTCGGTGATCGACGCGTTCAAGGACGTGTCGGCCGCGCAGCAGGACGCGCAACGTTACGTCAACGCCGCCAACGCTTATTCGCAGCAGCTGCGCCAGAAGGCACAGGGCGAAGCGACCGCGTTCGATCGCATCTACGAACAATATCGCCTGGCCCCCGAAGTGACCCGCCGGCGCATGTATTACGAGACCATGGAAAAGGTTCTGTCCAACGTCGACAAGACGATCGTCGAAGCCCCGGGCGTGACGACCTACCTGCCGCTGCCCGAGGTCAAGAAGCGTGCCGATGCACAGGCGCAGGGAGCGGGCCAATGA
- the hflC gene encoding protease modulator HflC, whose product MIEFVRRRPLLTAGLAFILLILLASAFPVVPETRQGVVVRFGKPVRIINAYDARTPIGGPGAGITWRIPFAEQIVWIDKRLLDVDMDRQPVLSTDQRRLEVDAFARYRIIDPQRMYIAAGTEQRLNDALRPILGSEVRNELGRVQFSALLSPERRGVMEDVRTALNRVAKQYGAEIVDVRIKKADLPEGTPLQSAFERMQTAREQEARSIRAEGAKEAQIIRATADAEAAKTYAASFGKDASFYDFYRAMQSYQTTFLGENGEKPSSPTAVILSPQNDYLREFTGPAR is encoded by the coding sequence ATGATCGAGTTCGTCCGGCGCCGCCCGCTGCTGACGGCGGGGCTCGCCTTCATCCTGCTGATCCTGCTCGCGTCGGCCTTCCCCGTGGTGCCCGAAACGCGCCAGGGCGTCGTCGTCCGCTTCGGCAAGCCGGTGCGGATCATCAACGCCTATGACGCCCGCACGCCGATCGGCGGACCGGGCGCCGGCATTACCTGGCGCATTCCGTTCGCCGAGCAAATCGTGTGGATCGACAAGCGCTTGCTCGACGTCGACATGGATCGGCAGCCGGTGCTGTCGACCGACCAGCGACGGCTCGAGGTCGACGCCTTCGCCCGCTATCGCATCATCGATCCGCAGCGCATGTATATTGCCGCCGGAACGGAGCAGCGTCTCAACGACGCGCTTCGCCCGATCCTCGGCTCCGAAGTGCGCAACGAGCTTGGCCGGGTGCAGTTTTCCGCCCTGCTGTCGCCCGAACGGCGCGGCGTGATGGAAGACGTGCGCACCGCGCTCAACCGCGTCGCCAAGCAATATGGCGCCGAAATCGTCGACGTCCGCATCAAGAAGGCCGACCTGCCCGAAGGCACGCCGCTGCAGTCTGCGTTCGAACGGATGCAGACCGCCCGCGAACAGGAAGCCCGCTCGATCCGCGCAGAGGGTGCCAAGGAGGCGCAGATCATCCGCGCCACCGCGGACGCCGAAGCCGCCAAGACCTATGCCGCAAGCTTTGGCAAGGACGCGTCCTTCTACGACTTCTACCGCGCGATGCAGTCCTACCAGACGACCTTCCTTGGCGAGAATGGCGAGAAGCCTTCGTCGCCCACAGCGGTCATCCTGTCGCCCCAGAACGATTACCTGCGAGAATTTACCGGACCAGCGCGTTGA
- a CDS encoding Do family serine endopeptidase, whose protein sequence is MKPKETGKVRYAYGVAMALLLGGTAFSIATGPVGAQTAQNAPMAIPPSGAPMSFANLADRVMPAVVNISTKQKVQVRRTVDPLEELFRQFGAPVPQQQQQQQEGRSRETGSLGSGFIISADGYIVTNNHLVQGANGTGTVDEVTVTLTNRKEYSARIIGRDPLADLALLKIDAVNLPFVRWGDSTNARVGDWILAIGNPYGLGGSVSSGIISALHRGITGVGAYDRYIQTDAAINMGNSGGPMFDLAGNVIGINSALISPTGTNVGIGLAIPAEAAKPVIDALRRGEKPERGYLGVGLQAVDEDIASSLGLPKNRGEILRTVQPNQAAAKAGLQQGDVIVSVNGTEVNPDQTVSYLVANTRVGSRIPLEVIRNGRRMTVQVVVGQRPSEEELAQQLGTGDEDAPQQQEAAPASESLGLGLAPITPQIARALNLEGGVAGVVVTSVSASGDAAAKGIQRGDVILAIQGQRVSTPAQVVAAVQAAKRAGRSSVLLLVKRGRSPEGFIGVDISGD, encoded by the coding sequence ATGAAGCCGAAGGAGACCGGAAAAGTGCGCTACGCCTATGGGGTCGCAATGGCCCTGCTCTTGGGAGGGACGGCCTTTTCGATCGCGACCGGCCCGGTCGGCGCACAAACCGCGCAGAACGCGCCCATGGCGATTCCGCCGTCCGGCGCGCCGATGTCCTTCGCCAACCTCGCCGACCGGGTGATGCCGGCAGTGGTCAACATCTCGACCAAGCAGAAGGTGCAGGTACGCCGCACCGTCGATCCGCTGGAAGAATTGTTCCGCCAGTTCGGCGCTCCGGTTCCGCAGCAACAACAGCAGCAGCAGGAAGGCCGCTCGCGCGAAACCGGCTCGCTCGGCTCGGGCTTCATCATCTCCGCTGACGGCTACATCGTCACCAACAACCACCTGGTGCAAGGCGCCAACGGCACCGGCACGGTGGACGAAGTCACGGTCACGCTGACCAACCGCAAGGAATATTCCGCGCGGATCATCGGCCGCGACCCGCTGGCCGATCTCGCCTTGCTGAAGATCGATGCCGTCAACCTGCCATTCGTGCGCTGGGGCGACAGCACCAATGCCCGCGTCGGCGACTGGATCCTGGCCATCGGCAACCCGTACGGGCTGGGCGGTTCGGTCTCCTCCGGCATCATTTCCGCGCTTCACCGCGGGATCACCGGCGTCGGCGCCTATGATCGCTACATCCAGACCGACGCGGCCATCAACATGGGCAACAGCGGCGGTCCGATGTTCGATCTTGCCGGCAACGTCATCGGCATCAACTCGGCGCTTATTTCCCCGACCGGCACCAACGTCGGCATCGGTCTCGCCATCCCGGCGGAAGCGGCCAAGCCGGTGATCGACGCGCTGCGCCGCGGCGAGAAGCCGGAGCGCGGATACCTTGGCGTTGGCCTGCAGGCCGTCGATGAAGACATCGCCTCCTCGCTTGGCCTGCCCAAGAACCGGGGCGAAATCCTGCGCACCGTGCAGCCCAACCAGGCCGCGGCCAAGGCCGGCCTGCAACAGGGCGACGTGATCGTCTCGGTCAATGGCACCGAAGTGAACCCCGACCAGACGGTGTCCTATTTGGTCGCCAACACCCGCGTCGGCTCGCGCATCCCGCTCGAAGTGATCCGCAACGGCCGCCGGATGACCGTTCAGGTCGTTGTCGGCCAGCGGCCTTCGGAAGAAGAACTGGCGCAGCAACTCGGCACTGGCGATGAAGACGCGCCGCAACAGCAGGAAGCCGCGCCGGCCAGCGAATCGCTCGGCCTCGGCTTGGCGCCGATCACGCCGCAGATTGCCCGCGCACTCAACCTCGAAGGCGGTGTCGCCGGGGTGGTGGTGACCAGCGTCAGCGCATCGGGCGATGCGGCCGCCAAGGGCATCCAGCGCGGCGACGTCATCCTCGCTATCCAGGGCCAGCGCGTGTCCACCCCGGCGCAGGTTGTTGCCGCGGTCCAGGCCGCCAAGCGAGCCGGCCGGTCGAGCGTGCTGCTGCTGGTCAAGCGCGGCCGGTCGCCGGAAGGCTTTATCGGGGTCGACATCAGCGGCGATTAA
- a CDS encoding nuclear transport factor 2 family protein — MTDTCELVGALEREWRDALCAKDMDRLRSLVHAKFTLIGTRAGAPFRLSRDEWLDAIQKRELLGIELDVREAAAFQDVIVGTIEARWRVSYLGRAVEDCVLLTDVWVRDQDRWQVVRRHSSPIPTTPEPVRRR; from the coding sequence ATGACCGATACGTGCGAGCTTGTCGGCGCGCTCGAGCGCGAGTGGCGCGACGCGCTTTGCGCCAAGGACATGGACCGGCTGCGGTCGCTGGTACACGCCAAATTCACCCTTATCGGCACCCGTGCCGGCGCACCGTTCCGCCTGTCGCGCGATGAATGGCTCGACGCCATCCAGAAGCGCGAGCTGCTGGGAATCGAACTCGACGTGCGCGAAGCGGCGGCGTTCCAGGACGTCATCGTCGGGACCATCGAGGCGCGCTGGCGCGTGTCCTACCTTGGCCGCGCGGTCGAGGATTGCGTCTTGCTGACCGACGTCTGGGTCCGCGATCAGGACCGCTGGCAGGTGGTGCGCCGCCACTCCAGCCCGATTCCTACTACGCCCGAACCGGTTCGGCGGCGCTAG
- a CDS encoding OPT family oligopeptide transporter has protein sequence MATRAVTIKELTLRGIVLGAILTLLFTAANVYLGLKLGITFATSIPAAVISMAVLKLFRDSTIQENNIVQTIASAAGTLSAIIFVLPGLVMIGWWTGFPYWLSVAIIATGGILGVMYSVPLRRALVTGSDLPFPEGVAAAEVLKVGAGVGGAEENRRGLAAIVASSLVSAGFFVLAKMAIVAESVSRAFRVGSGATAVSASFSMALIGVGHLVGMAVGIAMFVGLLISWLGIVPIWSADPAAIAAAADPAELAGNTFRQTARIIGAGTIGIAAIWTLLKILGPVLSGIRAALAANRARGSGQELDITERDLPITIVGGAIALSMIPIAFLLYGFAMSGPGASSPFAIVALSLVYVIVAGVVVASVTGYMAGLIGASNSPVSGIGILSVLGIALILAALFGSVDAGSTQALVAFALFVTAIIFGIGTISNDNLQDLKTGQLVGATPWKQQVSLVLGVIFGALVIPPILDLLNTAFTFAGAPNAREGALSAPQAALISTIAQGVLGGSLDWGLIGIGVAIGAAIIVVDELLRRATGRYSLPALAVGLGIYLPMELTLLVPIGALLGWLYNRWAARQRNPEFAERIGTLMATGLIVGESLMGVAFAGIVAAAERAGSENSSEVLAIARDYGWAAPVGIVIFAGSIAWLYMRTRAAAASAPDLPGDDLAAPVEGEVR, from the coding sequence ATGGCGACCCGCGCGGTGACGATCAAGGAACTGACTCTGCGCGGCATCGTGCTGGGCGCGATCCTGACGCTGCTGTTCACCGCCGCGAACGTCTATCTCGGCCTGAAGCTCGGGATCACCTTCGCCACGTCCATCCCCGCCGCCGTCATCTCGATGGCGGTACTCAAGCTATTTCGCGATTCGACGATCCAGGAAAACAATATCGTCCAGACGATCGCGTCCGCGGCCGGGACGCTGTCGGCGATTATCTTCGTCCTTCCCGGCCTGGTGATGATCGGCTGGTGGACCGGTTTTCCCTACTGGCTGTCGGTCGCGATCATCGCCACGGGTGGCATTCTCGGCGTGATGTATTCGGTGCCGCTGCGCCGAGCGCTGGTTACCGGGTCCGACCTGCCCTTTCCTGAAGGCGTGGCGGCGGCCGAAGTGCTCAAGGTCGGCGCGGGCGTCGGCGGGGCGGAAGAAAATCGCCGCGGGCTTGCCGCGATCGTTGCAAGCAGCCTCGTCTCTGCCGGCTTCTTCGTCCTCGCCAAGATGGCCATCGTCGCCGAATCCGTCAGCCGCGCTTTCCGCGTCGGCAGCGGCGCGACGGCGGTATCCGCGAGTTTCTCGATGGCGCTGATCGGTGTCGGGCACCTTGTCGGCATGGCGGTCGGGATCGCGATGTTCGTCGGCCTGCTGATCAGCTGGCTGGGCATCGTCCCGATCTGGTCGGCCGACCCGGCGGCGATCGCCGCCGCGGCCGATCCCGCCGAACTGGCCGGCAATACCTTCCGCCAGACGGCGCGGATCATCGGCGCGGGCACGATCGGCATCGCCGCCATCTGGACCTTGCTCAAGATTCTCGGGCCGGTGCTGTCGGGCATCCGCGCCGCGCTGGCGGCCAATCGCGCGCGCGGCTCGGGGCAGGAACTGGATATTACCGAGCGCGACCTGCCGATCACCATCGTCGGCGGAGCGATCGCCTTGTCGATGATCCCGATCGCCTTCCTGCTGTATGGCTTCGCGATGAGCGGCCCGGGCGCCAGCAGCCCCTTCGCCATCGTCGCCTTGTCGCTTGTTTATGTCATCGTCGCGGGCGTCGTGGTGGCGTCGGTTACCGGCTACATGGCCGGCCTGATCGGCGCATCGAACAGCCCGGTTTCCGGCATCGGTATCCTCTCGGTTCTGGGCATTGCGCTGATCCTCGCCGCGCTGTTCGGATCGGTGGACGCCGGGTCGACCCAGGCGCTGGTCGCCTTCGCGCTGTTCGTGACGGCGATCATCTTCGGCATCGGCACGATCTCGAACGACAATCTGCAGGACCTCAAGACCGGGCAGCTGGTCGGCGCGACGCCGTGGAAGCAACAGGTTTCGCTGGTCCTCGGCGTCATCTTCGGCGCGCTGGTCATCCCGCCGATCCTCGACTTGCTCAATACCGCTTTCACCTTTGCCGGCGCGCCCAACGCCCGCGAAGGCGCGCTGTCGGCGCCGCAGGCGGCGCTTATCTCGACCATCGCACAGGGCGTTCTCGGCGGCAGCCTCGACTGGGGCCTGATCGGCATCGGCGTCGCGATCGGCGCGGCGATCATCGTCGTCGACGAATTGCTGCGCCGAGCCACCGGCCGCTACAGCCTGCCTGCGCTGGCCGTGGGGCTGGGCATCTACCTGCCGATGGAATTGACCCTGCTGGTGCCGATCGGCGCATTGCTGGGCTGGCTCTACAACCGCTGGGCGGCGCGGCAGCGCAATCCTGAATTCGCCGAGCGGATCGGAACGCTGATGGCGACCGGCCTGATCGTCGGCGAAAGCCTGATGGGCGTGGCCTTCGCGGGCATCGTCGCGGCGGCCGAGCGCGCGGGATCGGAAAATAGCAGCGAAGTGCTGGCCATCGCCCGCGATTACGGCTGGGCGGCGCCGGTCGGGATCGTGATCTTCGCGGGCTCGATCGCCTGGCTGTACATGCGGACCCGGGCCGCCGCGGCAAGCGCGCCCGATCTGCCCGGCGACGATCTGGCGGCGCCGGTGGAAGGCGAAGTGCGCTAG